Proteins from a genomic interval of Symmachiella macrocystis:
- a CDS encoding ParB N-terminal domain-containing protein, producing the protein MPVRSSSTSWQRKSDRVRDAIVEHWRLLSDREIALAVGVSNRTVSNHRKRLEEEGRILPRPQSTQPVEACLHVVCTLAISPAPLNDQLYDPVDEGEPSFLALVEDVRKNGILEPIVVSGDGYILSGHRRHAAAQWLGLERFPVRIRHDVSYSGNQDEFLRLLASFNRQRIKTTAEQLREEVALMSDVSCTQVRQFRRDAAAIDGNGVVQLRNRKRRSAIRDKLELRDAIVSVVNAERHNWPLSDRSVFYRLLNIPGLVRNDRTRVPFANTPTAYDDVTNMLTRLRLDGSVPFDAISDETRPVVVWDTHRGVADFVRRECDQFLTGYWRDLLQSQPNWIELLVEKNTVASQLRSVAGKYTLPMTSGRGYSSLPPRKEMVERFNKSGREKLVVIVVSDFDPEGEDIPASFGISLRDDFDVPADRLRIVKAALTAEQVRMMDLHEGQLSKETSSRYRRFVEAHGDRAWELESLTAEQLREITEVAIRGVLDLDAFETEVNREQREQHELTEKRRQLRETLIDDIDDLD; encoded by the coding sequence ATGCCCGTGAGGAGTTCCTCCACCAGTTGGCAACGAAAGTCAGACCGTGTCCGGGATGCGATCGTCGAGCACTGGCGCTTATTGAGCGATCGCGAAATCGCCCTCGCGGTCGGCGTCAGCAACCGGACCGTCTCGAATCACCGCAAGCGGCTTGAAGAAGAGGGTCGCATTCTCCCTCGTCCTCAAAGTACACAGCCCGTCGAGGCATGCCTGCACGTGGTGTGTACTTTGGCGATCTCGCCTGCTCCACTTAACGACCAACTCTATGATCCGGTTGACGAAGGGGAGCCATCCTTTCTGGCGTTGGTCGAGGACGTACGCAAAAACGGCATTCTGGAGCCCATTGTCGTCAGTGGTGATGGTTACATTCTTTCGGGTCATCGTCGTCATGCGGCGGCTCAGTGGCTAGGGCTCGAACGTTTCCCAGTTCGTATTCGACACGACGTCTCCTATAGCGGAAACCAAGACGAATTCTTGCGGCTGCTGGCAAGTTTCAATCGGCAACGCATCAAAACCACCGCTGAGCAACTCCGCGAAGAGGTGGCGTTGATGTCGGATGTGTCCTGTACACAGGTTCGACAGTTCCGACGTGACGCTGCTGCTATTGATGGAAACGGGGTGGTGCAACTCCGCAATCGCAAACGCCGCTCAGCGATTCGGGACAAACTGGAACTGCGGGATGCGATCGTTTCCGTTGTAAACGCCGAGAGACACAACTGGCCGTTGAGTGATCGATCTGTATTCTACCGCCTACTCAATATCCCTGGATTGGTCCGTAACGACCGCACACGCGTGCCCTTTGCCAATACGCCAACCGCTTACGACGATGTGACCAATATGCTCACGCGATTGCGATTGGACGGTTCAGTGCCATTTGACGCCATTTCTGATGAGACACGCCCCGTTGTCGTCTGGGACACGCATCGCGGTGTGGCGGATTTCGTCCGCCGCGAGTGCGATCAGTTCTTGACCGGTTATTGGCGTGACCTACTGCAGAGTCAGCCGAATTGGATCGAGTTGCTCGTTGAGAAAAACACGGTCGCCAGCCAACTCCGTAGCGTCGCCGGAAAATACACGCTCCCCATGACCAGCGGCCGCGGTTATTCCTCATTGCCACCCCGCAAAGAGATGGTCGAACGCTTCAACAAGAGCGGCCGCGAAAAACTGGTGGTGATCGTGGTCAGTGATTTCGATCCAGAAGGCGAAGACATCCCAGCTAGCTTCGGCATTTCGTTACGGGACGACTTTGACGTGCCTGCCGACAGGCTCCGGATCGTCAAGGCCGCGCTCACCGCCGAACAAGTCCGGATGATGGATTTGCATGAGGGGCAACTTTCTAAGGAGACCTCGTCGCGCTATCGCCGATTTGTCGAGGCTCACGGCGACCGGGCCTGGGAACTGGAATCTCTCACCGCTGAGCAACTGCGGGAAATCACCGAAGTGGCAATTCGTGGAGTGCTCGACCTGGACGCCTTCGAGACGGAGGTGAACCGCGAGCAACGAGAACAGCACGAACTGACTGAGAAACGACGGCAACTGCGGGAAACGCTGATCGATGACATAGACGACCTCGATTGA
- a CDS encoding DNA modification methylase — MRISQRKLTDIKPYQQNPRINDGAVDAVARSIEEYGFQQPLVLDETGEIVVGHTRYKAAVKLGLEKVPVHVAKGLSPAQVRAYRIADNQTATLAEWDADLLSLELADLQAMGFDLELTGFSEDELAKWSGDKMKEGLTDPDEVPDAPDEPITKNGDLWLLGSHRLLCGDSTSIEDTLRVMNGEKAAIVTTDPPYLVDYTGDRPNESGKDWSDTYREIDISDADAFFTQLFTCVLKVVAPKAAIYCWHAHKRCGVIQRIWDQLGILDHQQIIWVKPTPVFGRVYWHFRHEPCMLGWVRGSQPEHDGRHEVDSVWNVDWEGKARVVGNKHPTQKPVELFARPMRKHTRAGDVCFEPFSGSGSQILAAEQLGRRCFAMEIAPTFVDVAVDRWEQFTGQKAERIPATEEVKA, encoded by the coding sequence ATGAGAATCTCGCAACGGAAATTGACCGACATCAAACCGTACCAGCAAAACCCGCGCATCAACGATGGCGCGGTGGATGCTGTGGCAAGGTCGATTGAGGAGTATGGATTCCAACAACCGCTGGTGCTGGATGAGACTGGCGAGATCGTTGTCGGTCACACGAGATACAAAGCCGCCGTCAAACTGGGACTGGAGAAAGTGCCCGTCCATGTTGCCAAAGGCCTGTCGCCGGCGCAGGTGCGCGCGTACCGGATTGCCGATAACCAGACAGCCACATTGGCTGAATGGGATGCAGATCTTCTTTCCCTGGAATTGGCCGACCTGCAAGCGATGGGGTTCGACCTTGAACTGACCGGTTTTAGTGAGGACGAGTTGGCGAAGTGGTCCGGCGACAAGATGAAAGAAGGCCTTACCGATCCGGATGAAGTACCAGATGCGCCGGACGAGCCAATTACAAAAAATGGCGACCTTTGGCTTTTGGGCAGTCACCGACTTCTCTGCGGTGACTCCACATCGATCGAAGATACTTTGCGCGTGATGAACGGCGAGAAAGCCGCGATTGTCACGACTGATCCTCCGTATCTCGTCGATTACACCGGCGATCGGCCGAATGAGTCCGGTAAAGATTGGTCAGACACCTATCGGGAGATCGACATCTCCGACGCAGATGCTTTCTTTACGCAGTTGTTCACTTGCGTTCTTAAAGTGGTCGCACCCAAGGCGGCGATCTATTGTTGGCACGCACACAAACGGTGCGGTGTGATTCAACGTATCTGGGATCAACTAGGCATCCTAGACCACCAGCAAATTATTTGGGTTAAGCCGACACCGGTCTTTGGCCGCGTCTATTGGCACTTCCGGCACGAGCCCTGCATGCTGGGTTGGGTCCGTGGCAGCCAGCCGGAGCACGACGGTCGGCACGAGGTCGATTCTGTCTGGAATGTCGACTGGGAAGGAAAGGCCCGCGTCGTGGGGAATAAACACCCGACCCAGAAACCGGTCGAGCTTTTCGCACGCCCGATGCGGAAGCACACACGCGCCGGCGATGTCTGTTTCGAGCCGTTCAGTGGCTCCGGATCACAAATATTGGCAGCGGAACAACTGGGCCGCCGCTGTTTCGCCATGGAGATCGCACCGACATTCGTGGATGTTGCCGTCGATCGCTGGGAGCAATTTACGGGCCAGAAAGCGGAGCGGATTCCTGCCACCGAAGAGGTGAAGGCATGA
- a CDS encoding DUF1937 family protein, with protein MIYLASPYSHPDAIVRERRFRAACRMAARLIRAGEVVFSPVAHGHAISLYGVPTDWSFWEAHNRRFLEQCDEVVVLMLDGWQESRGVQAELVLANDLGKSVRYVNVGRHVVEGRISRRDWMGQIHQHGDGERAG; from the coding sequence ATGATCTATTTGGCATCTCCTTATTCCCATCCGGACGCCATCGTCCGCGAGCGGAGGTTCCGTGCGGCCTGCCGGATGGCGGCGCGATTGATTCGCGCTGGTGAGGTCGTATTTTCGCCGGTGGCTCACGGTCATGCGATTTCGTTGTACGGCGTACCGACGGATTGGTCGTTTTGGGAGGCCCACAACCGACGGTTCTTGGAACAGTGTGACGAGGTGGTCGTGCTCATGCTGGACGGTTGGCAGGAAAGCCGCGGTGTGCAGGCGGAATTGGTTTTGGCGAATGATCTGGGCAAATCGGTGCGGTATGTCAATGTCGGGCGCCACGTCGTCGAGGGCCGGATCAGCCGGAGAGACTGGATGGGTCAGATTCATCAACATGGCGATGGAGAACGAGCAGGATGA
- a CDS encoding NrdR family transcriptional regulator codes for MKKREDKVATSDRQRGLQCSACGHRRLRVVYTRAAKGGKLVRRRECRECGERISTWEQVVGDSTC; via the coding sequence ATGAAAAAGCGAGAAGATAAAGTTGCGACATCGGATCGGCAGCGTGGCCTGCAGTGCAGTGCCTGCGGCCATCGGCGTTTACGCGTGGTGTATACGCGGGCTGCCAAAGGCGGGAAATTGGTGCGTCGTCGGGAGTGTCGGGAATGTGGTGAGCGGATTTCGACTTGGGAGCAGGTGGTTGGTGACTCGACATGTTGA
- a CDS encoding sigma-70 family RNA polymerase sigma factor, with protein sequence MATDEVLLHRYSQAGDPAAFRELVDRYAGMVYSIGLRTTGDQHAAEDLCQECFLELACKARTVRENIAGWLHAFAISRSLNIIRSRERRTRREQAVAGDSIIHTDSTEWTELQPHIDRALNRLSDNLRLPIILHYLQGESQQQVAEQLGIDQATVSRRLQRGVEQLRKRLGYIGLMTTVAALTSLLGQSSAQAASTSLTGSLAKIGVCGAGVTIAKSTPSGLLPFSITLGAIAGNLLLLLLLRGWILLLFVVIVFAFLMRPPSWVRELLRAQAFGRDVVAHPMYPFRRWTWSIPPPDWRKQLFAWSCVAISFGLVAFGNLRNVSTSPGFVLAFGLLATVFLVHAIRLAWRVWTLRKHSPTDVEHVHGRVHRWSSWESIVGASFFSVLFTTWLLSIRREEIFSLSTGNILVWLWFVSSAVMVVWTVYDHWQKWNRKEISFNNSVFREDVVDTKPVAPRYHVVLIGCLILAVVVILLPLIVLPQTGLPRSARREPDVYRFTKDGTRIRVDVPNAFKPPTPVKGLPSQLVMAASIGFVFSLLFLRRVVKVRDQFPRPVWLPLLALGVLSVSLGLGLTAQKVWTAKTGPRESMTTDSLRISQHVEPVFKPSPSELKQIREYANEAAVITVPDEQLPDGWYIHRYDNGFEAPMPNEDFFRDIAIKVGLSDVPEMESVDAALCRLYMNPFALGEVNAVCAVYAFCCGNADEARRLNIAWDHRGHLKDRLVIFVFGRKGLRAPSLTDQAPIPSLFKHIQQIPLALDSTSRPIPVRTP encoded by the coding sequence ATGGCTACCGATGAAGTCCTTCTTCACCGATACAGTCAAGCAGGCGATCCAGCCGCGTTCCGTGAACTCGTCGATCGGTATGCGGGGATGGTTTACAGTATCGGCTTGCGAACGACTGGCGATCAGCATGCTGCGGAAGATTTGTGCCAGGAGTGCTTTCTGGAACTGGCATGCAAAGCGCGCACGGTACGAGAGAACATTGCAGGATGGTTGCACGCTTTCGCGATAAGCCGGTCGTTGAACATTATTCGGTCACGCGAGCGGAGAACACGTCGCGAACAGGCTGTGGCAGGTGACTCCATCATCCATACTGATTCGACTGAGTGGACTGAATTGCAGCCGCATATTGATCGGGCGCTCAATAGGTTGAGCGACAATCTGCGTCTGCCCATTATCTTGCACTACCTGCAGGGCGAATCTCAGCAGCAGGTGGCGGAACAACTCGGCATTGACCAGGCGACAGTGTCGCGGCGGCTGCAGCGGGGTGTCGAGCAACTTCGAAAGCGACTGGGTTACATCGGTCTGATGACGACCGTTGCGGCTTTGACGTCGTTATTGGGGCAGAGTTCCGCACAGGCCGCATCGACCTCACTCACAGGATCGCTGGCAAAGATTGGGGTTTGCGGGGCTGGTGTGACCATCGCAAAGTCCACACCGAGTGGCTTGCTCCCATTTTCCATAACACTTGGAGCGATCGCCGGCAACCTGCTGTTGCTTCTTTTACTGAGAGGCTGGATTCTACTTTTATTCGTCGTTATCGTGTTCGCATTTTTGATGCGACCGCCGAGTTGGGTCCGTGAACTCCTTCGTGCACAAGCCTTCGGACGCGATGTTGTAGCCCATCCGATGTATCCATTCCGACGTTGGACTTGGTCGATTCCTCCGCCTGACTGGAGAAAACAACTGTTTGCTTGGTCGTGTGTCGCGATTTCATTCGGTTTGGTGGCTTTCGGAAACCTGAGGAATGTATCGACGTCCCCTGGTTTTGTTTTGGCATTTGGCTTATTGGCCACGGTATTTCTAGTACACGCCATTCGGCTTGCCTGGCGCGTCTGGACGCTGCGCAAGCACTCGCCAACTGACGTAGAGCACGTGCACGGACGGGTGCATCGGTGGTCCTCGTGGGAGAGTATTGTCGGAGCCTCATTTTTCTCAGTACTTTTTACAACGTGGCTATTGAGTATTCGGCGTGAGGAGATATTTTCTCTCTCTACTGGGAATATCCTAGTCTGGTTATGGTTCGTTTCCAGCGCAGTCATGGTTGTTTGGACAGTTTATGATCACTGGCAAAAGTGGAACAGGAAAGAGATTTCATTCAACAACTCTGTTTTTAGAGAGGACGTTGTCGATACAAAGCCGGTCGCACCGCGATACCACGTCGTGCTGATCGGCTGTTTGATACTAGCTGTTGTCGTCATTCTGTTGCCATTGATCGTGCTGCCACAGACCGGGTTACCGCGTTCAGCACGGCGAGAACCGGACGTCTACCGTTTTACGAAGGACGGCACACGCATTCGCGTCGACGTGCCCAATGCCTTCAAGCCTCCAACGCCCGTGAAGGGCCTTCCTTCGCAACTTGTCATGGCGGCCAGCATCGGGTTTGTCTTCAGCCTTCTTTTTCTGCGTCGCGTTGTCAAGGTACGAGATCAGTTTCCGCGCCCCGTTTGGTTGCCGCTCCTGGCGCTCGGTGTTCTGTCAGTCTCGTTGGGCTTAGGGCTTACAGCACAGAAAGTCTGGACGGCTAAAACCGGACCTAGAGAATCCATGACTACCGATTCATTGAGAATCTCTCAACACGTTGAACCGGTGTTCAAGCCAAGTCCGTCAGAATTAAAACAAATTCGGGAATACGCAAACGAAGCCGCTGTCATTACGGTTCCCGATGAACAACTCCCAGACGGTTGGTACATCCACCGGTACGACAACGGCTTCGAGGCACCTATGCCAAACGAAGATTTTTTTCGTGACATCGCGATCAAGGTAGGACTGTCTGATGTCCCAGAAATGGAATCTGTTGACGCGGCGCTCTGTCGACTTTACATGAACCCATTCGCGCTGGGAGAAGTAAATGCTGTATGCGCTGTGTATGCATTCTGCTGTGGCAACGCAGACGAAGCACGACGGCTCAACATCGCATGGGATCACCGAGGGCACTTGAAGGATCGTTTGGTGATTTTCGTTTTCGGCCGGAAGGGGCTGCGGGCTCCAAGTCTCACCGATCAGGCACCCATTCCATCGCTGTTCAAACACATCCAGCAAATTCCGCTCGCCTTGGACAGCACGAGTCGACCAATTCCGGTACGGACTCCATAG
- a CDS encoding HTH domain-containing protein — protein MATKKTTAKKATTKKPATRKPAAAKKAPAKAATKKPAAKKVAAKTTDKKMSALDAAVKVLGEAKEPLNAKTMIERMATKGYWTSPGGRTPHATIYAAILREIQTKGKEARFSKTDRGHFALNK, from the coding sequence ATGGCTACGAAGAAAACCACGGCGAAGAAGGCAACGACCAAGAAACCCGCAACGCGGAAACCGGCAGCGGCGAAGAAGGCTCCCGCCAAGGCAGCGACGAAGAAACCCGCCGCCAAGAAGGTCGCTGCCAAAACGACCGACAAGAAAATGAGCGCCCTCGACGCGGCGGTAAAGGTCCTCGGCGAAGCGAAGGAGCCGCTCAACGCCAAGACGATGATCGAACGCATGGCCACTAAAGGCTATTGGACCAGCCCCGGCGGTCGGACACCGCACGCCACGATTTACGCCGCTATCCTCCGCGAGATCCAAACCAAAGGGAAAGAGGCCCGATTCTCCAAGACGGACCGAGGGCACTTCGCGCTCAACAAATAG
- a CDS encoding HNH endonuclease: protein MPAKLKTRCRHPGCPNTTRDRFCDDHNREASHRWSDERRGTPAQRGYDERWRKVRRIHIKRHPYCEDCLDEGVVNTRNLEVDHVVPIDVRPDLRLDLDNLRTRCRRHHKLKTDEDKRKYAVGATAPNADRVAAGGKMTGSLRGVP from the coding sequence ATGCCCGCCAAGCTCAAGACCCGCTGCCGGCACCCCGGTTGTCCCAACACGACGCGGGACCGGTTCTGCGATGATCACAACCGCGAGGCATCGCACCGTTGGTCGGACGAGCGACGTGGCACCCCGGCACAGCGCGGGTACGACGAACGTTGGCGGAAGGTGCGGCGCATCCACATCAAACGGCATCCCTATTGCGAGGACTGCCTCGACGAGGGCGTGGTCAATACGCGGAACTTGGAAGTCGATCACGTTGTTCCCATTGATGTTCGCCCGGACCTGCGGCTCGACCTCGACAATCTGCGGACGCGCTGCCGTCGGCATCACAAGTTGAAAACGGATGAGGACAAACGGAAGTATGCGGTCGGAGCCACCGCGCCGAATGCTGACCGGGTCGCTGCCGGTGGAAAGATGACCGGGTCCCTAAGGGGGGTACCTTAG
- a CDS encoding phage terminase small subunit P27 family — MRGRKPKPTALKTLEGNPGKRPLNAREPHAAPEVPDCPEHLDDVARAEWFRTAKVLLDMGLLTLADRSALAAYCVAYSRWVHAEEQVKKYGTIVKSPAKGFPMKSPYLTVADQAMEAMRKLMVEFGLTPSSRSRIKLPEGAGAVDEFDLFLEAG; from the coding sequence ATGCGAGGCCGCAAACCAAAGCCAACAGCATTGAAAACATTGGAGGGGAATCCGGGCAAACGACCGCTCAATGCTCGCGAACCGCATGCTGCCCCTGAGGTGCCCGACTGCCCGGAGCATCTCGACGATGTGGCTCGCGCTGAATGGTTCCGTACGGCCAAAGTGCTGCTAGACATGGGGCTGTTGACATTGGCGGATCGCTCGGCGCTGGCCGCTTACTGCGTGGCGTATTCCCGATGGGTGCATGCCGAAGAGCAAGTCAAAAAGTACGGCACGATCGTAAAATCACCCGCCAAGGGCTTCCCGATGAAAAGCCCTTACCTGACCGTTGCCGATCAGGCGATGGAGGCGATGCGGAAGCTGATGGTCGAGTTCGGCCTCACCCCCAGTAGCCGCAGCCGGATTAAACTCCCCGAAGGAGCCGGCGCCGTGGATGAGTTCGACCTGTTCCTGGAGGCGGGCTGA
- a CDS encoding terminase large subunit, whose protein sequence is MSREVESLTSDWIRTSADERAVADGCWFDLKSAERVRTFFRKFLRHSKGQWAGQPFDLLDWQWQEVVAPLFGWKRPDGTRRFRRGYIEVPKKNGKSTLFSGLSLYLLVGDNEPGAEIYSAAVDRDQASIVYGEAAHMVDESPDLSRRLKVVRSTKRIVYHRTRSFYKALSADVPAKEGLNAHAVLIDELHAQRTRDLWDTLRYAGASRRQSLQLAITTAGYDRHSICWEQHDYALKVLDGTIEDTSFFPFVAAANDEADWTDPAVWKTANPSFGITINADQFAEDCTEAQESPAKENSFRRYRLNQWTEQDVRWLSMDKWDACNTPLENLRGRVCFGGLDLSSTTDVSALVLVFPDEDEGRFDVLPLFWVPEEGARKRERRDRVPYVQWIRDDHMEATSGEVVDYDVIRRRINELNEQFEIREIAIDRWNATQLATQLEGDGFEMVAFGQGYASMSAPTKKLEEVVLSRKLAHAGHPVLRWMASNVSIETDAADNWKPSKKKSVERIDGIVALIMGLDRASTQEQFTSVYEKHGLRSL, encoded by the coding sequence ATGTCGCGCGAAGTCGAATCGCTGACTTCGGATTGGATACGCACGTCCGCCGACGAGCGGGCGGTTGCTGATGGGTGCTGGTTCGATCTCAAATCCGCCGAGCGCGTTCGCACATTCTTCCGCAAGTTCCTCAGGCATTCTAAAGGGCAATGGGCGGGTCAACCGTTCGACTTGTTAGATTGGCAATGGCAAGAGGTGGTGGCCCCGCTCTTTGGCTGGAAACGTCCCGATGGCACGCGGAGGTTCCGGCGAGGCTACATCGAAGTCCCTAAGAAGAATGGCAAGAGCACGCTGTTCTCCGGGCTGAGCCTGTACCTGCTCGTGGGCGACAACGAACCGGGCGCGGAGATCTATTCCGCCGCCGTCGACCGTGACCAAGCTTCAATTGTCTATGGCGAGGCAGCGCATATGGTCGACGAATCACCGGACCTCTCCCGGCGATTAAAAGTCGTCCGTTCAACGAAACGAATCGTTTATCATCGTACGCGGTCATTCTACAAAGCGCTCTCGGCCGATGTGCCGGCCAAAGAAGGGCTCAATGCGCATGCAGTGCTAATCGACGAACTTCACGCCCAACGGACGCGGGATCTGTGGGACACTCTGCGCTACGCCGGTGCTTCCCGCCGGCAATCGCTGCAACTGGCGATCACCACCGCTGGTTACGACCGGCATTCAATCTGCTGGGAACAACACGACTACGCACTCAAGGTGCTCGACGGCACGATTGAAGACACGTCCTTCTTCCCGTTCGTCGCTGCGGCCAATGACGAGGCAGATTGGACCGATCCGGCTGTCTGGAAAACCGCCAACCCCAGTTTCGGGATCACGATCAACGCGGACCAGTTCGCCGAGGACTGTACCGAAGCCCAAGAATCCCCCGCCAAGGAGAATTCATTCCGCCGCTACCGGCTCAACCAATGGACAGAGCAAGACGTACGTTGGCTGAGCATGGACAAATGGGATGCCTGTAACACACCGCTGGAGAATCTGCGCGGGCGAGTTTGCTTCGGTGGGTTGGATTTATCTTCAACCACAGATGTCTCTGCACTAGTGCTGGTCTTTCCCGACGAGGACGAGGGGCGATTCGACGTGCTACCCTTGTTCTGGGTTCCCGAAGAAGGCGCCCGCAAACGGGAACGTCGCGACCGTGTGCCGTACGTGCAATGGATTCGGGACGACCACATGGAGGCGACGTCCGGTGAGGTGGTCGACTACGACGTGATTCGCCGGCGGATCAATGAACTCAACGAACAGTTTGAGATCCGCGAAATCGCCATCGACCGCTGGAATGCCACGCAGTTGGCGACGCAATTGGAAGGCGACGGCTTCGAGATGGTCGCCTTCGGCCAGGGCTACGCTAGCATGAGCGCGCCGACGAAGAAGCTCGAAGAAGTGGTATTGAGCCGCAAACTGGCCCACGCCGGGCATCCGGTGCTGCGCTGGATGGCCAGTAACGTCTCGATCGAGACCGACGCCGCCGACAACTGGAAGCCGTCCAAGAAAAAGAGCGTGGAACGTATCGACGGCATCGTGGCGTTGATCATGGGGCTGGACCGGGCCAGTACGCAGGAACAATTTACGAGCGTTTATGAGAAGCACGGGTTGCGGTCGCTTTAG
- a CDS encoding helix-turn-helix domain-containing protein, whose protein sequence is MHADKSMEIDDICKTLRISRSTFYRYVRLE, encoded by the coding sequence ATGCACGCGGACAAGAGCATGGAAATTGACGACATTTGCAAGACACTGAGGATTTCGCGATCAACATTCTATCGGTACGTGCGGCTTGAGTGA